One genomic region from Sphingobacterium multivorum encodes:
- a CDS encoding FKBP-type peptidyl-prolyl cis-trans isomerase, translating into MKNITKLLMAFLCLGVLFTACNKDNFDWDAYYKQQEEAVKKEKARQDSLYKIQAPILEAYARQKWGNDAMRSDSSLSKGMWYKIEYAKETATPYTYGITLTNSGAAITPFAATFNFKGELMDGTVFDKSATGTPANYTNIYNAFSIYNVAWMRAFTPPTIKQDGRDYYPHGLLPKGLQKGDKITFIAPSYYTFDQTEYTKGSEKVTVPKNTPVVYTIELLTIGAATSN; encoded by the coding sequence ATGAAAAATATCACGAAATTATTAATGGCGTTTTTGTGTCTGGGGGTTCTTTTTACGGCTTGTAACAAAGATAATTTTGATTGGGATGCCTATTACAAACAGCAAGAAGAAGCGGTAAAAAAAGAAAAAGCAAGACAAGACTCGCTATACAAAATTCAAGCTCCAATTTTGGAAGCTTACGCAAGGCAAAAATGGGGTAACGATGCTATGCGTTCAGACTCTTCGCTTTCAAAAGGAATGTGGTACAAAATTGAATATGCCAAAGAAACCGCTACACCGTATACTTATGGTATCACGTTAACAAATAGTGGTGCTGCGATTACACCATTTGCTGCAACATTTAACTTTAAAGGAGAGCTCATGGACGGAACTGTTTTCGACAAAAGCGCTACAGGAACGCCGGCAAATTACACCAATATCTACAATGCATTCAGTATCTATAATGTTGCATGGATGAGAGCATTTACGCCTCCTACTATTAAACAAGATGGAAGAGATTACTATCCACACGGTTTACTTCCAAAAGGATTACAAAAGGGAGATAAAATAACTTTTATTGCCCCTTCATATTATACGTTTGATCAAACTGAATATACCAAAGGCAGTGAGAAGGTGACAGTACCTAAAAATACACCTGTCGTATATACGATTGAATTGTTGACTATTGGAGCTGCTACTTCCAACTAA
- a CDS encoding FKBP-type peptidyl-prolyl cis-trans isomerase — MKKLLSPLFMGIAAIAFLIISCNKSDDAPVYDANAQFKTDSVTLKNYVSKNYPEAQYNSETGIWYEILTEGSGNYEYKVVDTLNGKYLKFKPTVKYVGKLLNGSVFDQTDTAKEFEIITNTGYQYPFYSTIIPAWTFAFAPQKIGDMKLGGLTEKGLQKGSKIHIMAPSLYGYQNQAVGTIPANSPLDFVIEVTDIK, encoded by the coding sequence ATGAAAAAACTGTTATCACCACTATTCATGGGAATTGCAGCAATCGCTTTCCTTATCATCAGCTGTAACAAAAGTGACGATGCTCCGGTTTATGATGCGAATGCTCAATTTAAGACGGATTCTGTAACACTTAAAAATTACGTTAGCAAAAATTACCCTGAAGCCCAATACAACAGCGAAACAGGAATTTGGTATGAAATTCTTACCGAAGGAAGCGGAAATTATGAGTATAAAGTGGTTGACACATTAAATGGCAAATACTTAAAATTTAAACCGACTGTAAAATATGTTGGAAAATTATTGAATGGAAGTGTATTTGATCAAACTGATACTGCCAAGGAATTTGAAATCATCACAAACACAGGGTATCAATATCCATTTTATAGTACCATTATTCCTGCTTGGACCTTCGCATTTGCACCACAAAAAATCGGTGACATGAAATTGGGCGGCTTAACGGAAAAAGGCCTACAAAAGGGTAGTAAAATTCACATCATGGCACCTTCCCTTTATGGATACCAAAATCAGGCTGTCGGAACTATTCCGGCAAACTCACCATTGGATTTTGTCATTGAAGTAACAGATATCAAATAA
- a CDS encoding NAD+ synthase: MKIALAQLNYHIGNFEANTKKIISAIQQAKEATADLIIFAELAIGGYPAKDLLRSKAFKRQCDEAIHQIAAHCQDIACIIGAPVKNSDPEGKELYNTAVFIEHGSVRNIVKKGLLPDYDVFDEYRYFEPSRRFDCIELNGVKIALTICEDLWDDDEGGNSYVGDPMAELRKENPDLLINIAASPFSYTHFDERIKVLSQQVTKAGRPLIYVNQIGAHMDIIFDGRSIALNNEGTKIAELKSFEEDLQFVTYRQQNITSTTASSKEPISEIALIHDALILGLRDYFQKSGFKKAVLGLSGGLDSALVAALACEALGADNVLAILMPSVYSSDHSIKDALDLVNNTGCKHYIVPIKDIANAYEHSLAPLFEGLQPDTTEENIQARARAVILMAVSNKFGNILLNTSNKSEAAVGYGTLYGDMAGSISVIGDVYKSKAYDLARYINREREIIPTNTIEKAPSAELRPDQKDSDSLPEYDLLDQILFELIENEKAGSEVVAMGFEKSLVERVCKLVNNAEFKRFQAPPILRVSPKAFGPGRQIQLVAKYPY; encoded by the coding sequence ATGAAAATAGCTTTAGCACAGTTAAATTACCATATCGGTAACTTTGAAGCAAATACTAAAAAAATAATTAGCGCGATCCAACAGGCCAAAGAAGCAACGGCCGATCTTATTATTTTTGCCGAGCTCGCAATTGGTGGTTACCCTGCCAAGGATCTTTTACGGAGTAAGGCCTTTAAACGTCAATGCGATGAAGCTATTCATCAAATCGCAGCCCATTGTCAGGATATCGCCTGTATCATTGGAGCCCCGGTCAAAAACAGCGACCCGGAGGGCAAAGAGCTTTATAATACCGCCGTATTTATTGAACATGGATCTGTCCGAAACATTGTTAAAAAAGGCCTTTTGCCCGATTATGATGTATTTGATGAATATCGTTATTTTGAACCCAGCAGACGTTTTGATTGTATCGAGTTGAATGGCGTAAAAATTGCCTTAACCATTTGCGAAGATTTGTGGGATGATGACGAAGGGGGCAATTCTTACGTTGGTGATCCCATGGCGGAATTGAGAAAAGAAAATCCAGACCTCCTCATCAACATTGCGGCCTCCCCTTTTTCCTATACCCATTTTGATGAACGGATCAAGGTCCTCAGCCAACAGGTAACAAAGGCTGGCAGACCGCTCATTTATGTCAATCAGATTGGCGCTCACATGGATATTATCTTTGACGGCCGTTCAATCGCCCTGAATAATGAAGGAACAAAAATTGCTGAACTAAAAAGCTTTGAAGAAGATCTTCAATTTGTCACCTACCGTCAACAAAATATAACGTCCACCACGGCTTCTTCAAAAGAACCGATTTCCGAAATAGCTCTTATACACGATGCGTTGATCCTTGGCCTTCGTGATTATTTTCAAAAATCTGGTTTCAAAAAGGCGGTTTTAGGTTTGTCCGGTGGGCTTGATTCGGCCTTAGTCGCCGCCTTGGCCTGTGAGGCTTTGGGCGCCGATAATGTGTTAGCCATACTGATGCCATCCGTTTACTCTTCTGACCATTCGATAAAAGACGCACTGGATCTCGTCAACAATACCGGCTGTAAACATTATATCGTTCCGATCAAAGATATCGCGAATGCCTACGAACATAGTCTAGCCCCTCTTTTTGAAGGGCTACAGCCAGATACGACTGAAGAGAATATTCAAGCGCGCGCACGTGCGGTCATTTTGATGGCCGTTTCCAATAAATTCGGCAATATTTTACTCAATACATCCAACAAAAGTGAGGCTGCTGTCGGATATGGCACACTCTATGGTGATATGGCAGGTTCCATCTCCGTGATCGGTGATGTTTACAAATCCAAAGCCTATGATTTAGCACGCTATATCAATCGAGAACGGGAGATCATTCCAACCAATACCATTGAAAAGGCACCTTCTGCGGAACTTCGACCAGATCAAAAAGATTCGGACTCCTTACCGGAATACGACTTATTGGATCAAATCCTTTTTGAGCTTATCGAAAATGAGAAAGCAGGATCTGAAGTTGTAGCAATGGGCTTTGAAAAATCGTTAGTAGAAAGGGTATGTAAATTGGTTAATAATGCTGAATTCAAACGTTTTCAAGCTCCTCCTATACTGCGTGTTAGTCCAAAAGCTTTTGGTCCAGGAAGACAGATTCAGTTGGTGGCAAAATATCCTTATTAA
- a CDS encoding DUF4136 domain-containing protein — protein MKKILLFLVLCVALASCSSYQYNTTRVEKMDFTPFKTYAWLPPVDSLSKSYFDNDIAKANILDAANTALEAKGLQYSKDNPDLLFRYITIVNNKSRLIYGGDGYYGWGGPWGWYRPWFSPYYYGGGYYPVAKERYRYGHLIIEAIDRKTNAVIWQARGSGDVDNPEKAINNISKVAKGVIDLFPVKTIKK, from the coding sequence ATGAAAAAGATTCTATTATTTTTGGTGCTTTGCGTTGCACTCGCATCATGTTCGTCTTATCAATACAATACCACTCGGGTAGAAAAGATGGATTTTACTCCTTTCAAGACCTATGCTTGGTTACCTCCGGTAGACTCGCTTTCGAAGTCTTATTTTGACAACGATATCGCCAAAGCCAATATCCTGGATGCCGCGAATACTGCGTTGGAGGCAAAGGGTCTACAATATTCTAAAGATAATCCTGATCTACTATTTCGGTATATTACCATTGTCAACAATAAAAGCCGTTTAATTTATGGTGGCGACGGTTATTACGGCTGGGGTGGTCCCTGGGGCTGGTACCGTCCATGGTTTTCACCTTATTACTATGGCGGCGGCTATTACCCCGTTGCAAAAGAACGCTATCGATATGGCCATTTGATTATCGAAGCCATCGATCGCAAAACAAACGCAGTAATCTGGCAGGCACGTGGTTCTGGCGATGTTGATAACCCTGAAAAGGCAATTAATAACATCAGCAAGGTTGCAAAAGGTGTTATTGACCTATTTCCTGTAAAAACTATAAAGAAATAA
- a CDS encoding 3'-5' exonuclease, which yields MKKYLLFLDTETSGLPKKWNKSYMDSDNWPHILQLAWIIYDEDQQEVKRTNKYIYEPLIPISPASEQIHGLTPPFLMKYGEKKKDVLRKFSHDIKKYKPQLIGHFLSFDLQVLAAEFYRSNLAIPFHNLAYFCTLLHSKKYVRNPNMVHLPLSSLHETLFSSPATEMHNAEKDAEITAKCYFEMIRKDELSDQDIQHQQAEFENIC from the coding sequence TTGAAAAAATATTTGCTATTCTTAGATACGGAAACATCTGGTTTACCGAAAAAATGGAACAAGAGTTATATGGACAGTGACAATTGGCCCCATATTTTACAATTGGCCTGGATCATCTACGACGAAGACCAACAGGAAGTTAAACGAACCAATAAATATATTTACGAGCCGTTAATACCAATTAGTCCTGCATCCGAACAGATTCATGGATTGACACCACCTTTTCTAATGAAATATGGTGAGAAGAAAAAAGACGTATTACGGAAATTCAGTCATGACATCAAAAAATATAAGCCGCAGTTAATCGGCCATTTTCTATCATTCGACCTGCAGGTATTAGCAGCCGAATTCTATCGATCCAACTTGGCTATTCCATTTCATAACTTAGCATATTTTTGCACCTTGTTGCATAGCAAAAAATACGTTCGGAATCCGAATATGGTACATCTTCCACTTTCATCGCTACATGAAACGCTATTTTCGAGTCCAGCGACCGAAATGCATAATGCAGAAAAAGATGCCGAGATTACCGCTAAATGTTATTTTGAAATGATTCGAAAAGATGAATTATCCGATCAGGACATACAACATCAGCAAGCTGAATTCGAAAACATCTGTTAA
- a CDS encoding DUF294 nucleotidyltransferase-like domain-containing protein, translated as MNYPIRTYNISKLNSKTSVNVTSMKNPNAILRLLKSTQPFQILPETLQLSIVDRFNEHRFSKDTLVYRQNITDMDGVDLILEGEYETFFLDVSDNKRLVEVHHKPYCFGGISVLLNRTKALKSVIAKKGTIIYRLPRKDFIELCNANEEFFHFFTSSFGKRMLDEEFSHFVKSPASFEESYFAADQLYSRKIEHITYKDIVSCTPDTPIFEAAQTMAKHKVSCIFIKKEEQILGYATDITLRDNVVAQQIPATQSIAQVMDNPIVSISDQAYLYEAVLMMFRTKSRYLLVEKGGNYIGFLSRNRLLSEQGQSPLVFIQSVKLAETLDELREKWNNVPEIIHQLLGRGVNAEIANQVITTVADSIALKVIEKVIGEMGEPPAKFVFMVTGSEGRKEQTLMTDQDNAIIYEDKANEQRELVRAYFLHFASRVSDHLNTIGFSYCTGGYMASNPEWTHSLSHWKKNYKKWIEESIPENAIKFSTFFDCRRLYGDQDIIDQLKEFLNIELQKPNERFFTFIAKNALQYEPPLTFFKAIKTQTIGSSEVFNIKKAMTPIVDLVRVYALQNRIYEENTGGRLKQLLELGIFTQEQYEELNQSYYYLMSIRLKNQANQIRIAKLAPNNYVPIDSLTNIEKATIKEIFKTIHNFQLGIKLKFTSNLFG; from the coding sequence ATGAATTATCCGATCAGGACATACAACATCAGCAAGCTGAATTCGAAAACATCTGTTAATGTAACTTCCATGAAAAACCCCAACGCTATACTACGCCTACTGAAATCGACTCAGCCATTTCAAATTCTGCCCGAAACCCTACAATTGAGTATCGTCGACAGATTCAATGAACATCGTTTTTCCAAAGATACCTTAGTTTATCGGCAGAACATTACCGATATGGATGGTGTTGATTTAATCCTCGAAGGTGAATATGAGACATTCTTTTTGGATGTTTCCGATAATAAACGATTGGTTGAGGTCCACCATAAGCCGTATTGTTTTGGTGGAATATCGGTCTTATTAAACCGAACAAAAGCACTCAAGTCTGTTATTGCGAAAAAAGGTACAATTATTTATCGTTTACCCCGGAAAGATTTTATTGAGCTCTGTAATGCGAATGAAGAGTTTTTCCACTTTTTCACCAGCTCCTTTGGAAAAAGAATGTTGGACGAGGAGTTTTCTCATTTTGTAAAATCACCGGCTTCCTTTGAGGAAAGTTATTTTGCGGCAGACCAACTCTATTCGCGCAAAATTGAGCATATTACCTACAAAGATATCGTATCCTGTACACCCGATACCCCCATCTTTGAGGCGGCACAAACCATGGCGAAACACAAGGTAAGCTGCATATTTATTAAAAAGGAGGAGCAGATTCTCGGCTATGCAACCGATATTACCTTAAGAGACAATGTCGTGGCCCAGCAGATTCCGGCAACACAATCTATCGCTCAGGTTATGGATAACCCCATTGTCAGTATTTCCGATCAGGCCTATCTTTACGAGGCGGTACTGATGATGTTCCGCACGAAATCAAGGTATCTTCTTGTTGAGAAAGGGGGCAATTATATCGGCTTCCTTAGTCGAAATCGGCTATTGAGTGAACAGGGGCAGTCTCCGCTCGTATTCATTCAATCGGTTAAACTCGCCGAAACGCTGGATGAATTGCGTGAAAAATGGAACAATGTTCCCGAGATTATCCACCAATTGCTCGGTAGGGGTGTAAATGCCGAGATTGCGAACCAGGTTATTACGACCGTTGCCGACAGTATTGCCCTTAAAGTAATTGAAAAAGTGATCGGGGAAATGGGCGAGCCACCCGCAAAATTTGTATTTATGGTAACGGGTAGCGAAGGAAGGAAAGAACAGACGTTAATGACTGATCAGGATAACGCCATTATTTATGAAGATAAAGCAAACGAACAACGGGAGCTCGTACGCGCGTATTTTCTCCATTTTGCCAGTCGCGTATCGGATCATCTCAATACCATCGGTTTTAGCTACTGTACCGGAGGATATATGGCCAGTAATCCCGAATGGACACATTCCCTGTCGCATTGGAAGAAAAATTACAAAAAATGGATTGAAGAAAGTATTCCCGAGAATGCAATTAAATTTTCAACGTTCTTCGACTGTAGGCGACTATATGGCGACCAGGATATAATTGATCAACTCAAGGAATTCCTGAATATTGAGCTACAAAAACCCAACGAGCGTTTTTTTACATTCATTGCAAAGAATGCGCTGCAATATGAACCGCCGCTCACATTTTTCAAGGCAATAAAAACGCAAACAATAGGTTCTTCTGAAGTCTTCAATATCAAGAAAGCGATGACACCCATTGTTGACTTAGTCCGGGTTTACGCACTGCAAAACAGAATTTATGAAGAAAATACCGGTGGTAGGTTAAAACAGCTTCTTGAATTGGGCATCTTCACACAAGAACAGTACGAGGAGTTAAATCAATCCTATTATTACCTAATGTCGATCCGTTTGAAAAATCAAGCCAACCAGATCCGTATTGCTAAATTGGCGCCCAACAATTATGTACCTATCGATAGCTTGACCAATATTGAAAAGGCAACAATTAAGGAGATCTTTAAAACAATCCATAATTTTCAACTCGGTATTAAGCTGAAATTCACCAGCAATTTATTTGGTTAA
- a CDS encoding glycoside hydrolase family 43 protein — protein MNIRILFFTTLMLFVHNLFAQAKESDLAAYLMVYFKDDSHGLYVAVSQDGYSFTDINKGKPIIAGDSIAQQKGIRDPYIMRGKDGYFYMVMTDLHIYGQKQGYRSTEWERDGIAFGWGNNRGIVLMKSADLIQWTHTELYLEKAFKGWENVGAFWAPALIYDDRTGKMMIYFTMRFGNGLNQLYYAYLNKEFTAFESEPQLLFQYPKSNKNYIDGDMTKVGNKYHLFYVAHDGVPGIKQAVSDHPNGPYQYDDRFYDPEPEACEAPNVWKRIGEEKWVLMYDIYGISPHNFGFSETTDFKNFVDLGHFNEGKMKSTNFTSPKHGAVIPITKQELQRLAKHWQFDLSLPKK, from the coding sequence ATGAATATTCGCATACTCTTTTTTACAACCCTGATGCTATTTGTGCATAACTTATTTGCACAGGCGAAGGAATCGGATCTGGCCGCTTACCTCATGGTTTATTTTAAGGATGATAGCCATGGCCTGTATGTTGCAGTCAGCCAGGATGGCTATTCTTTCACCGATATCAATAAAGGAAAACCAATCATTGCTGGCGATAGCATTGCACAGCAGAAAGGTATTCGGGATCCCTATATCATGCGCGGAAAAGATGGCTATTTTTATATGGTCATGACGGATTTACATATCTACGGACAAAAGCAAGGATATAGAAGTACAGAATGGGAGCGCGATGGCATAGCATTTGGATGGGGCAACAACCGCGGTATTGTCTTAATGAAATCGGCTGATTTAATTCAGTGGACCCATACGGAGCTATACTTGGAGAAAGCCTTTAAAGGCTGGGAAAATGTTGGCGCCTTTTGGGCTCCCGCACTCATCTACGATGATCGTACTGGTAAGATGATGATCTATTTTACCATGCGGTTTGGCAATGGACTGAATCAGCTCTACTATGCCTACTTAAATAAGGAGTTTACAGCATTTGAGTCAGAACCACAGCTCTTGTTTCAATACCCCAAATCAAATAAAAATTACATCGATGGCGACATGACGAAAGTGGGTAATAAATACCATCTTTTTTATGTTGCCCATGATGGTGTTCCAGGCATTAAGCAAGCTGTTTCAGACCACCCGAATGGACCCTATCAGTATGACGATCGTTTCTATGACCCTGAGCCGGAAGCCTGCGAAGCTCCGAATGTGTGGAAAAGGATAGGGGAAGAAAAATGGGTGTTGATGTATGATATCTATGGGATATCGCCACATAATTTTGGCTTCAGTGAAACCACAGATTTTAAAAATTTTGTTGATCTGGGACACTTTAATGAAGGTAAAATGAAATCTACTAATTTCACTTCGCCCAAACATGGTGCTGTCATCCCAATAACAAAGCAAGAGTTGCAGCGATTAGCAAAGCATTGGCAGTTTGATTTGTCTTTGCCAAAAAAATAG
- a CDS encoding alpha-L-arabinofuranosidase C-terminal domain-containing protein, which yields MKKIVSLMLVLASLGFSAAAQSPITLDITLDKPAGEISPHMWGVFFEDINLGADGGIYAELVKNRSFEFDQPWMGWKKLENGAEGTYLLLNDSKRKGNKRYLRLNNTANLRLGLQNEGFRGMGVKAGASYEFSLQYQRAAKGMKVHVELIDQQNKVIGETELPLEPVASWTEAAVKFPVNQTTDKAKLNIWFTGTGTLEVDMLSLFPVDTWKGRPKGLRKDMVQMLADMKPGFIRFPGGCIVEGRDLANRFQWKKTVGPITERELIINRWNTEFSHRLTPDYFQTFGLGFYEYFLLAEDIGASPVPILNCGMACQFNTGEVVPLDELDTYVQDALDLIEFANGTTATKWGKLRADMGHPEPFHLNMLGVGNENWGPQYIERLTVFKKMLNEKHPEIKIIASSGTDPEGDRFDFLDDKLRAMNIDIIDEHYYRPPSWFLSSANRYDNYPRNGVKIFAGEYASHTTRPNGPGKSTWEAALSEAAFMTGLERNGDVVEMASYAPLFGHVDGWQWSPDLIWVDNLQVYGTPSYQVQKLYATNKGTSIVPIKRNGEFVAGKDSLYASAVYDTAARQLIVKVVNYNSKPMKVNLAIDSKKKPAATAEKITLANANLNLSNSIEEPLNIRPKQNTITYKGKTIVETFEPYSLTLIKLTVK from the coding sequence ATGAAAAAAATTGTATCGTTGATGCTAGTGCTGGCAAGTTTAGGTTTTTCGGCAGCTGCACAGTCACCAATCACGTTAGATATTACACTGGATAAACCTGCAGGTGAAATATCGCCACATATGTGGGGCGTCTTTTTTGAGGATATCAATCTTGGGGCAGACGGTGGGATCTATGCCGAATTGGTCAAAAATAGATCATTTGAGTTTGATCAACCTTGGATGGGCTGGAAGAAGCTTGAAAATGGTGCCGAGGGTACTTATTTACTGCTGAATGATAGTAAACGTAAGGGAAATAAACGCTATCTAAGATTAAACAATACGGCAAATCTAAGATTAGGGCTGCAAAATGAAGGTTTTAGAGGAATGGGGGTAAAAGCGGGAGCAAGCTATGAGTTTTCGTTGCAGTACCAGCGTGCTGCTAAAGGAATGAAAGTGCATGTTGAACTTATCGATCAGCAGAACAAGGTGATTGGGGAAACTGAACTTCCGCTTGAACCCGTCGCATCCTGGACGGAAGCTGCGGTCAAATTCCCTGTCAACCAAACGACAGATAAAGCGAAATTAAACATTTGGTTTACAGGGACGGGGACTTTAGAGGTCGATATGTTGTCCTTATTTCCAGTAGACACCTGGAAAGGTAGACCAAAGGGGCTTCGTAAGGACATGGTCCAGATGCTTGCCGATATGAAACCTGGCTTTATCCGTTTTCCTGGCGGCTGTATTGTTGAAGGGAGAGATTTGGCCAATCGGTTTCAATGGAAAAAAACGGTTGGACCAATAACGGAAAGGGAATTGATTATCAACCGCTGGAATACCGAGTTTAGCCATCGTCTGACACCTGATTATTTTCAGACCTTCGGTTTAGGATTTTATGAATACTTTTTGCTGGCGGAAGATATTGGCGCATCTCCGGTACCAATTCTCAATTGCGGTATGGCCTGCCAATTTAATACAGGTGAAGTGGTACCCTTAGATGAGCTGGATACATATGTTCAAGACGCTTTGGATCTGATTGAATTTGCTAACGGCACAACAGCTACAAAATGGGGGAAATTACGGGCGGATATGGGGCATCCTGAGCCTTTCCATCTCAACATGCTGGGGGTTGGAAATGAAAATTGGGGCCCGCAATATATCGAGCGGTTAACCGTCTTCAAGAAAATGTTAAACGAAAAACATCCGGAGATCAAAATTATCGCCAGTTCGGGTACCGATCCCGAAGGAGATCGTTTTGACTTCTTAGATGATAAACTGCGGGCGATGAATATCGATATCATTGATGAACATTATTACCGCCCACCATCCTGGTTTCTGTCGAGCGCCAATCGTTATGATAATTACCCTAGAAATGGGGTGAAAATCTTCGCAGGGGAATACGCTTCGCATACCACGCGACCAAATGGTCCTGGAAAAAGTACCTGGGAGGCAGCTCTTTCGGAGGCAGCTTTCATGACGGGTCTGGAACGAAATGGCGATGTGGTGGAAATGGCATCTTACGCGCCATTATTCGGTCATGTCGATGGCTGGCAGTGGTCACCTGATTTAATTTGGGTGGATAACTTGCAGGTATATGGAACACCGAGCTACCAAGTTCAAAAATTATATGCGACCAATAAAGGGACAAGCATTGTTCCGATCAAACGGAATGGTGAATTCGTAGCGGGCAAAGATAGCCTATATGCTTCGGCAGTATATGACACAGCTGCGCGACAGCTTATCGTGAAAGTCGTCAATTACAATAGTAAGCCGATGAAAGTGAACCTTGCCATAGATTCGAAGAAAAAGCCTGCTGCGACAGCAGAGAAAATCACCTTGGCCAATGCCAACTTAAACCTGAGTAACAGTATCGAGGAACCATTGAACATCCGTCCAAAGCAAAATACAATAACTTATAAGGGGAAGACGATTGTTGAAACATTTGAACCTTACTCCTTGACCTTGATAAAATTGACCGTAAAATAA
- a CDS encoding alpha-N-arabinofuranosidase, giving the protein MMKLRLKLGVVFTLATGLLYGQSSVRLETPQQEQIISRHIYGHFAEHLGRCIYDGFYVGEKNDSIPHADGVRKDIIEALKKLNIPNLRWPGGCFADTYHWKDGVGPKAQRPAMVNNWWGGVTEDNSFGTHDFLNMCELLGAEPYLAGNVGSGEVQELADWVQYVNFKGESPMSDWRRKNGRQEPWKVKFWGVGNEAWGCGGNMTADYYTDIYRKYATFMSDWTNGSGLYRIASGANSADYNWTETLMKKIPSGLMKGMGLHHYAVINWDKKGSATQYSEEEYFKTMKSAWFMNELVEKNIAIMDKYDPKGLVDLIVDEWGGWYEVEPGTNPGFLYQQNTMRDAMIAGMTLNIFNNHARRVKMANLAQAVNVLQAVILTEGKNMILTPTYHVMEMYKVHQDAKLIPITLQSADFEFNQEKIPAVSVSASQDKQGRTHISLVNIDPKKNNKVKVDLGSVKAGKVTGRILTADNLRDYNSFKKPATIAPVVYNTAKVVNGTIEVDIPAFSVIVLELI; this is encoded by the coding sequence ATGATGAAGCTAAGATTAAAATTAGGCGTTGTTTTTACGCTGGCCACTGGATTACTGTATGGACAGAGTAGTGTAAGATTGGAAACACCACAGCAGGAGCAGATTATAAGTCGACATATCTATGGACATTTTGCCGAACATTTGGGGCGCTGTATTTATGATGGATTTTATGTCGGTGAGAAAAATGACTCGATTCCCCATGCCGACGGCGTCCGGAAAGATATCATCGAAGCTCTTAAGAAGTTGAATATTCCCAATTTACGTTGGCCGGGGGGCTGTTTTGCCGATACGTATCATTGGAAGGACGGAGTCGGGCCCAAAGCACAGCGTCCCGCTATGGTAAATAATTGGTGGGGTGGTGTGACAGAGGATAATTCTTTTGGTACACATGACTTTTTGAATATGTGCGAATTGCTTGGTGCAGAACCTTATCTAGCGGGTAATGTGGGGAGCGGTGAGGTGCAGGAGCTTGCCGACTGGGTGCAATATGTGAATTTTAAAGGTGAGAGCCCTATGTCGGATTGGCGACGAAAAAATGGCCGGCAGGAACCTTGGAAGGTAAAATTTTGGGGCGTAGGAAATGAAGCCTGGGGCTGTGGCGGAAATATGACTGCCGATTACTATACCGATATCTATCGCAAATACGCGACTTTTATGTCGGACTGGACCAATGGAAGCGGTTTGTATCGAATCGCCTCGGGGGCGAATAGCGCTGATTATAATTGGACAGAAACACTCATGAAGAAAATTCCAAGTGGTTTGATGAAAGGCATGGGACTTCATCACTATGCGGTGATTAACTGGGATAAAAAAGGCTCTGCGACCCAATATTCGGAGGAAGAGTATTTTAAAACCATGAAATCAGCTTGGTTTATGAATGAACTCGTAGAAAAGAATATTGCCATTATGGACAAATACGATCCGAAAGGACTTGTGGATCTGATCGTAGACGAATGGGGCGGCTGGTATGAGGTTGAACCCGGTACGAACCCTGGTTTTCTCTATCAGCAAAATACCATGCGTGATGCCATGATTGCCGGCATGACATTGAATATTTTTAATAACCATGCCCGTCGGGTGAAGATGGCCAATTTAGCGCAGGCAGTGAATGTATTGCAAGCTGTTATTCTAACCGAGGGGAAGAATATGATTTTGACACCGACTTATCATGTGATGGAGATGTATAAGGTTCATCAGGATGCCAAGTTAATTCCTATTACGCTTCAATCAGCGGATTTTGAATTTAATCAAGAGAAAATTCCGGCCGTATCGGTTTCGGCATCACAGGACAAACAGGGCCGCACACATATATCCTTGGTAAATATTGATCCGAAAAAGAATAATAAGGTAAAGGTTGATTTAGGTTCGGTGAAAGCTGGAAAAGTAACGGGTCGAATACTTACCGCGGACAACCTACGCGATTATAATTCCTTTAAGAAACCCGCAACAATTGCACCTGTTGTGTACAATACGGCCAAGGTTGTAAATGGTACTATTGAAGTGGATATTCCGGCATTTTCAGTTATTGTATTGGAATTAATATAA